One Heptranchias perlo isolate sHepPer1 chromosome 5, sHepPer1.hap1, whole genome shotgun sequence DNA window includes the following coding sequences:
- the LOC137322208 gene encoding LOW QUALITY PROTEIN: chorion class high-cysteine HCA protein 12-like (The sequence of the model RefSeq protein was modified relative to this genomic sequence to represent the inferred CDS: deleted 1 base in 1 codon), whose product VWCVCGVWCVCGVWCVCGVWCVCGVVWCVCGVWCVCVCGACVVCGVWCVCGVVWCVCGVRVVCGLWCVCGVWCACGVWCACGVRCAVCGVWCVCGACVVRVWCVCGACVVRVWCVCGACVVRVPVAP is encoded by the exons gtgtggtgcgtgtgtggtgtgtggtgcgtgtgtggtgtgtggtgcgtgtgtggtgtgtggtgcgtgtgtggtgtg gtgtggtgcgtgtgtggtgtgtggtgcgtgtgt gtgtgtggtgcgtgtgtggtgtgtggtgtgtggtgcgtgtgtggtgtg gtgtggtgtgtgtgtggtgtgcgtgtggtgtgtggtttgtggtgcgtgtgtggtgtgtggtgtgcgtgtggtgtgtggtgtgcgtGTGGTGTGCGGTGTGCGGTGTGcggtgtgtggtgcgtgtgtggtgcgtgtgtggtgcgtgtgtggtgcgtgtgtggtgcgtgtgtggtgcgtgtgtggtgcgtgtgtggtgcgtgtgtggtgcgtgt CCCAGTGGCACCGTAG